Proteins encoded by one window of Asterias rubens chromosome 18, eAstRub1.3, whole genome shotgun sequence:
- the LOC117302425 gene encoding inner ear-specific collagen-like, whose protein sequence is MKITIAVAIVLAFMQVWLLVATAAVSPDPGLTCNSCCQGPAGIPGIPGSNGNHGQGLVGPRGDAGSHGEVGQPGAKGDKGSDGLDGEPGAKGDYGLKGDQGVGQPGKQGPQGLHGMNGLKGERGEPGPAGQTGEAGECSTRRSAFTAVRNTAFNPPSAYDPLPFEELLFSEEGTDFKLNNGTFTCNVPGVYVLMFSVLKSSSESYLYVQLRKNGNTRIVTGYVRDAGYHQVSSSAVIPLHYGDQVHLAVWGQVHSDSYHYTSFTGFLLYEI, encoded by the coding sequence ATGAAGATTACTATAGCAGTGGCCATTGTCTTGGCTTTTATGCAAGTTTGGTTATTGGTGGCTACAGCAGCAGTTTCGCCTGATCCGGGACTGACGTGTAACTCCTGCTGCCAGGGCCCAGCCGGTATACCGGGAATCCCCGGATCTAATGGGAACCATGGTCAAGGACTTGTAGGCCCGAGAGGTGATGCAGGCTCCCATGGTGAGGTAGGTCAACCTGGGGCTAAAGGAGACAAGGGGTCAGATGGACTGGATGGTGAGCCAGGAGCTAAAGGGGATTATGGACTGAAGGGAGATCAAGGAGTCGGTCAACCAGGGAAACAAGGACCTCAAGGTCTGCATGGGATGAATGGTCTGAAGGGGGAGAGAGGTGAACCTGGACCAGCTGGACAGACTGGTGAAGCAGGTGAATGTAGTACGCGACGGTCCGCCTTCACTGCAGTGAGGAATACAGCCTTCAACCCTCCATCCGCTTATGATCCTCTGCCCTTTGAAGAGTTATTGTTTTCAGAGGAAGGGACTGATTTCAAGTTGAATAACGGCACGTTTACGTGTAATGTGCCTGGGGTATACGTATTGATGTTCTCAGTCCTGAAATCATCAAGTGAGTCTTACCTATATGTCCAGCTGAGGAAGAACGGTAACACTCGCATTGTTACAGGGTATGTACGCGATGCAGGTTATCATCAAGTGAGCAGCAGTGCAGTGATTCCCCTGCACTATGGAGATCAAGTTCACTTAGCTGTATGGGGTCAAGTACATAGTGACTCTTACCATTACACGTCTTTTACTGGATTCCTGCTGTACGAAATATaa